The genomic segment ATTTACCAATTAACAGCGTCGGGTAAATATTTGTTAAAAACGAAAGGTGATAAACTAACTAAAAAAATGCTTGAGGAAGCACCTGATTATATTAATTATATTAAAGAGCTGTCAATTAGAAATGAGCGCAAAGGAATTTCGACAAATGTTAGTGAAGATATTGAAAAAGAAAATCCTAAAAAAGAAGTTGGGAACATTATTGACAATATGAACAATGAAGTTTCTATTGAGCTGTTAGATAAAATTCGAAATAGTAATCCTTATTTTTTCGAGCAACTTGTTGTGGATTTACTTAGCAGAATGGGTTACAGCGGAGAGGGAGGAAGCGCTAAAGTAACTAGTCGATCCAATGACGGTGGAATCGACGGGATTATTAATCAGGATCCACTTGGTACAAGTACAGTATATCTTCAAGCTAAAAGATACAAAGAAGATAATAAAATAAACCGTGCTGACGTACAATCATTTTATGGCGCGTTAGCAAGTGTGAGGGCAGATAGAGGTGTATTTATTACAACATCCAGTTACACAAGTGGAGCAAAAGAGTTTGCTGTAAATCAAGGGATTGTGTTAATTGACGGGATTCAATTAACAGAATTAATGCTTGAATATAAAGTAGGGGTGGAAGCGGAGAATCAGTATACTATATTCCGGATTGATAATGATTATTTTGAGTTGAATAATATGTAAATAGAGATAAGTAAAGCTTTAACGAGATGAATTTAAACATAAGGCAGGGGACAGACATGAAAAAACTAGAGCTAAAAGCCATGGAGATTATTGAATTTTGGCGGTTGATAGAATTTTTAAATCAGAAAGCTTTTCCAGTTCAAAGTAAAGATGAAAGGAAAATCCAAATATCAACTCCAGAAGAAATAAACCAAAATAAGTTGACTGTATTTGAAGAAATTACAAGTCAACAAACTATTAAAGAAAAAATTCAAGCTAATGAAAAGCTAAATGAACAACTACCAATTACTAGTACCAACTTTCATATTTTAGTTGGCCGAATGGAAAGAAAAGTAATTATCGATACACTTTATCAAAAATTTAAGGATAGAGATACAGTTGAAAATAATCCAGAAAAAATTGCTATGTATGCTTTAAAAGTTAATGCGGAAGGAAAATACATCAAAGGTTCACTTCGGTTATCTCCTCTGTTATGGGGAATGACGATTTGTTGTTATTATCCTGATAAACTTAAAACCAAGCTGAAGCTGGAAGAATATTATAAAACAATTGCTATAATTGAAGCAAAATTTTTCTCTGAAGACGAAAACGAAAATGAAATTACCACTGATATACTAGAAGATATATTTAATTATATTCTAAAGTGGTTTGTAAACAACTATATACATGTAAATAAAACCAATTATGCAGTATATTGCAATAAGCTGATTTATACATGTTTTAAGAATCAAGAAGAATTTGATAAGTACGATGAAACTTTGGAGGACCACAGTGAACTCATGCTGGGATTTTTTCAAAGTGATTTTGAGATGGTGTTAAATAAATTAAAAATAGAGGGCGCCAATAGTGATTTTATAAATTATGTAACCTCGCTTTACGAAGAAGGAAAACAAAAAAATCTAGAACAAAATCGAAGGAACATCAGAGAAGACGATAATCTTCTATATAACATTTTAGATCCATTGAAAACTCCTAAAGGGAAATGGCCTTCTAAATATTCACCGGTTTTAATGCAGCAAGTAGCGATAAATGCTTATCTGCAGAATAAAGAAAAAATATTCTCTGTTAATGGACCTCCAGGAACTGGTAAAACAACCTTACTTAAAGAAGTGATAGCGCACAATGTGGTGGAGAGAGCGGCACTTTTTGCTGAGTATAAAAAAGCTGATGATGCCTTTGAAACTTTATCTTTTCGAGATGGAGGGAAAAGATTTAATTCCTATGATAAGTTTTATAGCCGTTATTATGATTTGAAAAATAGTAACATAAATGATTTTAGCATGTTAGTCACTTCATCCAATAATGCAGCTGTTGAAAATATTACTAAAGAATTACCAGATTACAAGGAATTGATGAATGGTATTGAGTCAGAGGAAACTGCTGAAATTAAAAGTTTATTTGACCAACACAAGCAGCAATCTGAACTTTCTTTTAATATAAGTAGGCGGGATAAAAATAATAAAGTTAACCGGGGATTAGTAAAAAGAAAAGACGTTTATTTCACTTTGCTTGCACACCTTTTAAAACACAACAATGATAAACTGGAAGATAAGGAAATTTTAGACGAGTGGGGGATTATTTCAGCACCTCTCGGAAAACGAGCAAACTTAGCAAATTATTATTATCAGGTAATGATGCCAATAATTAGTCATAAAGACGATGCTAGGAAACTTCAAAAAGACTTTGAAATTGCTAAGAGAAAATTCAAAAACCAATATCAAAAAGTTCAAGAGTTACAACAAATACTACATGAGAATACAAGAATTAATGAAAATAAAATAATCAAATTGAGAGAGATAGATCATGAAAGTAAACTTATCTATGACAAAATTAGTAAACAGCATAACAAAATTGAATATTGGAAAAGGGAAGACATAAAATCCAAACATGAAATAAACCAATTTTCCCCAGAATTAAAGCAAGCTGGTTTTCAATTTGAAAGGGAAAAGAGCAAATTGATTTCCTTAAAGGCGGAAACAAATGTTTTTGAAAGAAGAAAAAGTGAAATTACACATGAAATAATAAAATTAGAGGATAAAAGAAAGCTTAGAGAGATTTTATTACAAAAATTTGTGAAAAGTCAGCGTTTGTTGGAAATAGAGAACTTGAAGGTGGAGCTATTTGCTTTAAGCGAAAATGAAAAGCTGGCAATTGTAGCTGAACGGCAACAAAGTGGAGTTATTAGCGATCAAATAAAGGAGATAAATGAACTAGAACAACGCAAATCTGTTTTAGAAAATAAATGCATAGATTGTCAACGTGAGATTAACTTGTCTACACACCAAATTCAATG from the Listeria seeligeri serovar 1/2b str. SLCC3954 genome contains:
- a CDS encoding restriction endonuclease, whose protein sequence is MNKDWTKLKQSANGLPTFDSIIPYILEVLKNGEEATINTIRNRVYEYLNIPAEIKMVIYPETKDFILANRFSFALSELYKAGALCRPKRGIYQLTASGKYLLKTKGDKLTKKMLEEAPDYINYIKELSIRNERKGISTNVSEDIEKENPKKEVGNIIDNMNNEVSIELLDKIRNSNPYFFEQLVVDLLSRMGYSGEGGSAKVTSRSNDGGIDGIINQDPLGTSTVYLQAKRYKEDNKINRADVQSFYGALASVRADRGVFITTSSYTSGAKEFAVNQGIVLIDGIQLTELMLEYKVGVEAENQYTIFRIDNDYFELNNM
- a CDS encoding DEAD/DEAH box helicase; the encoded protein is MKKLELKAMEIIEFWRLIEFLNQKAFPVQSKDERKIQISTPEEINQNKLTVFEEITSQQTIKEKIQANEKLNEQLPITSTNFHILVGRMERKVIIDTLYQKFKDRDTVENNPEKIAMYALKVNAEGKYIKGSLRLSPLLWGMTICCYYPDKLKTKLKLEEYYKTIAIIEAKFFSEDENENEITTDILEDIFNYILKWFVNNYIHVNKTNYAVYCNKLIYTCFKNQEEFDKYDETLEDHSELMLGFFQSDFEMVLNKLKIEGANSDFINYVTSLYEEGKQKNLEQNRRNIREDDNLLYNILDPLKTPKGKWPSKYSPVLMQQVAINAYLQNKEKIFSVNGPPGTGKTTLLKEVIAHNVVERAALFAEYKKADDAFETLSFRDGGKRFNSYDKFYSRYYDLKNSNINDFSMLVTSSNNAAVENITKELPDYKELMNGIESEETAEIKSLFDQHKQQSELSFNISRRDKNNKVNRGLVKRKDVYFTLLAHLLKHNNDKLEDKEILDEWGIISAPLGKRANLANYYYQVMMPIISHKDDARKLQKDFEIAKRKFKNQYQKVQELQQILHENTRINENKIIKLREIDHESKLIYDKISKQHNKIEYWKREDIKSKHEINQFSPELKQAGFQFEREKSKLISLKAETNVFERRKSEITHEIIKLEDKRKLREILLQKFVKSQRLLEIENLKVELFALSENEKLAIVAERQQSGVISDQIKEINELEQRKSVLENKCIDCQREINLSTHQIQWNRTELIKLKKDAENVELESMQALKNLENNGTVLLDNEFFNKLHEQNVTVQLEAQLSNPWTTKQYDREREKLFYLALQVNKHFVLSSKNVKANLVNLSYLWGFKKNTDEEFCHFSARDRKSSFKALLNTLFLVTPVISTTFASVSRFLADIDEPDSLGQLIIDEAGQATPQMAVGALWRFKKAIVVGDPKQVEPIVTDDIRLLMELFAREELSWYKGKLISVQSFADSLNYIGSYLSSNNQSEKQWVGCPLVIHRRCLNPMFTISNKLSYDNTMLFQTAEPKENIKSGLVMPKSMWFSITGSEVGNKNHHVPEQANKAVEIVEEAFRKQNGEADIYIISPFTSVIRGFVRGAQKSPILNKYGKMGLDSWLNSHCGTVHKFQGKEAKEVIFLLGCDGTAKGAVNWVNENIVNVAVTRAKYRLYVIGDVAIWKKNHSMLIVQNELEIMNPHVYEPAPT